A stretch of DNA from candidate division TA06 bacterium:
TCGGCGATAGGGTCAGCCATTGACATATTTAACTCTCCTCCGCACCTACCATGATGCTTTCCTGACCCCGGGTATTTGCCCAGCAAGGGCCAGCTCTCTGAAACATATTCTGCACAGCCCGAACTGCCTATAATAGGCCCTTGCTCTCCCACAACGCTGGCACCTATTGTACTTGCGTGCCTTGAATTTCGGCTTCCTCTTCTGCTTTGCAATTAGGGACTTCTTAGCCAATTGGTCCTCTCCTCATGTCTTTGATGAAGCCTCAGGCTTCAAGCTTTCCATAGCCCTTTTGAACGGGACTCCCATATCACTTAAGAATTCAAATGCCACTTCATCAGTCTGGGCAGAGGTGACTATCGTTATGTTCATGCCCATAACCCTTTTTACACGGTCATACTTGATCTCGGGGAACATGACTTGTTCCTCCACCCCGAAGGAGTAGTTGCCCCTTCCATCGAATGAGTCCACAGAAAGACCTCTGAAATCTCTGATTCTTGGTATTGCCACATTGACCAATCTATCCATAAACTCATACATCCTGGCTCCTCTGAGGGTGACCTTGATCCCAATCGGAGTCCCGGCCCTGAGCTTGAAGTTCGATACTGACTTCTTCGCTCTGGTCACAAGCGGCCTCTGGCCCGTGATTACAGAAAGATCCTCCATAGCAATGTCAATAATCTTTGGATCCTGTGTAGCCTCTCCAAGTCCCACACTCACCACTATCTTCTCCAGCCTGGGAACCTGGAAGACGTTTGTGAATCCAGATTTCCTCATCAGCGAAGGGACAATCCTTTCCTTGTAATCGTCAAGAAGCCTCGGCATCAGCGTCTCCTAGATCATTTCGCCGCATTTCTTGCAGATACGCTCCCTCCTGCCGTCAGCTGACAGGGTGGTCGAAGTCCTCGCAGGCTGTCCGCATTTCGGACACACCACTTTCAGGTTGGAAAGCTGTATCTGCCCTTCCTTTTCAAGAATACCGCCTTGCTGGCGCATCTTGGTCGGCCTGGTATGTTTCTTGCGAAAGTTTATGCCCTGTACGATGGCAGTGCTCTTGTCTGGGAAAACCTTCAGGATCCGGCCCCGTTTTCCACCATCGTTTCCTGTAAGCACAACGACCAAGTCATCTTTTCTTATCCTTGTAGACAACCTACACAACCTCCGAAGCAAGAGATATGATCTTCATGAAATGCCTTTCCCGGAGTTCCCGTGCCACCGGGCCGAATATTCTCGTCCCCTTCGGCTCCTTCAACTCGTCTATCAGAACCGCTGCGTTCTCGTCAAATCTCACATATGACCCATCCATCCTTCTGTGTGCCTTCTTGGTCCTCACGATGACGGCCCTGTGTATACTCCCTTTCTTTATCTGGCTACCCGGCATAGCATCCTTGACTGATATAACCACCACGTCTCCCAGCCGAGCATACCTTCTGCGCGTGCCCCCCAGAACCTTCACACACATGCCTACTCTTGCGCCTGAGTTATCCGCTACTGCCAGCCTTGTATACTCCTGAATCATCCTTACCCCTCACCAATCACACATCTCGCGTACCCGGTTATCACCCTCCCCTTCATCCCTCCCGCCCGGGCCGTTTCACGCCCGCTCGTTTCACGAGCTCCCCCAAGGGAGGGGAAGATGCGCGGGTATTTGTAGTTTGCAGTTTGAATTCTCCTATTCGGCCTTTCGAACGACTTTAGTAACTCGCCACCTCTTGGTCTTGCTCAGAGGCCTCGTCTCGACGATCTGGACCATATCACCCAACTGACAGCGGCTTTCCGGGTCGTGAACTACGAACTTGCTCCGCTTGGTGACTATTTTCCGGTACAGCTTGTGGGGCACTCTCCTCTCCACAAGAACCACCACAGTCTTGTCCATCTTGTCGCTGACCACTCTTCCCTGTTTCGCTCTTCTTTTACCTCTTTCCACCTTCGTCTTCTCCCTCGCCAGTTCTGGAGGAACGTATTCCTGATTCGCCCTCTCTCATGATTGTCTTCACTCTCGCTATCTCACGCCTCAGTTGCCTGAGCTTGAGGGGGTTTGGTATCCCCGGCGACTTGTTTCTGAATCTCAGACTGAAGAATTCCTCCCCCAGCTCGTGGAGCTTCGTATTCAGCTCTTCAGGGGTCATCTCTCTCAGCTTCTCGATATCTCTCATTTCAGACAGCCTACCCCCTCACCACCAGTTGGGTTTTTATGGGAAGTTTTGCTGCCGCGAGCTTGAAAGCCTGCTTAGCCTGGTCGGCATTCACCCCTTCAAGCTCGAAAAGCATTCTCCCCGGCTTTACAACACAAACCCAGAATTCCGGC
This window harbors:
- a CDS encoding 50S ribosomal protein L24, translated to MLRRLCRLSTRIRKDDLVVVLTGNDGGKRGRILKVFPDKSTAIVQGINFRKKHTRPTKMRQQGGILEKEGQIQLSNLKVVCPKCGQPARTSTTLSADGRRERICKKCGEMI
- the rpsQ gene encoding 30S ribosomal protein S17 encodes the protein MERGKRRAKQGRVVSDKMDKTVVVLVERRVPHKLYRKIVTKRSKFVVHDPESRCQLGDMVQIVETRPLSKTKRWRVTKVVRKAE
- a CDS encoding type Z 30S ribosomal protein S14, producing the protein MAKKSLIAKQKRKPKFKARKYNRCQRCGRARAYYRQFGLCRICFRELALAGQIPGVRKASW
- the rplE gene encoding 50S ribosomal protein L5: MPRLLDDYKERIVPSLMRKSGFTNVFQVPRLEKIVVSVGLGEATQDPKIIDIAMEDLSVITGQRPLVTRAKKSVSNFKLRAGTPIGIKVTLRGARMYEFMDRLVNVAIPRIRDFRGLSVDSFDGRGNYSFGVEEQVMFPEIKYDRVKRVMGMNITIVTSAQTDEVAFEFLSDMGVPFKRAMESLKPEASSKT
- the rpmC gene encoding 50S ribosomal protein L29; the encoded protein is MRDIEKLREMTPEELNTKLHELGEEFFSLRFRNKSPGIPNPLKLRQLRREIARVKTIMREGESGIRSSRTGEGEDEGGKR
- the rplN gene encoding 50S ribosomal protein L14, whose translation is MIQEYTRLAVADNSGARVGMCVKVLGGTRRRYARLGDVVVISVKDAMPGSQIKKGSIHRAVIVRTKKAHRRMDGSYVRFDENAAVLIDELKEPKGTRIFGPVARELRERHFMKIISLASEVV